Within Deinococcus wulumuqiensis R12, the genomic segment TCGGACTGGAGGCGGGCAAGCCGCTGGCGAGCAGTCCGCGCATCGCCAAGATCGCCTTTACCGGCGAGACGAACACCGGGCGGCTGATTATGGGCTACGCCGCGGACAACCTGATTCCGGTCACGCTGGAACTCGGCGGCAAGTCGCCCAACATCTTCTTCGACGACGTGATGATGGAAGACGACGCCTTTCTCGACAAGGCGATCGAGGGCATGGTGATGTTCGCGCTCAACCAGGGTGAGGTCTGCACCTGCCCCAGCCGCGCGCTGATTCAGGAAAGCATCTACGACCGCTTCATGGAGCGGGCAGTGAAACGCGTGGAGGCCATCACGATGGGCCACCCGCTCGACCCGGCGACCATGATCGGGGCGCAGGCGAGCACCGAGCAACTCGACAAGATTCTGTCGTACCTCGACATAGGCCGCGCCGAGGGCGCCGAGGTGCTGACCGGCGGCGAGCGCGGGGTGCGCGGCGGCCTGGAAGAAGGCTTCTACGTCAAGCCGACCATCTTCAAGGGCCACAACAAGATGCGGATTTTCCAGGAAGAAATCTTCGGGCCGGTGCTTGCCGCCGCCACCTTCAAGGACGAGGCCGAGGCCCTGGAACTGGCGAACGACACGCTCTACGGCCTCGGCGCCGGCCTGTGGACCCGCGACATCAGCCGCGCCTACCGCATGGGCCGGGGCATTCAGGCGGGGCGAGTCTGGACCAACTGCTACCACGTCTACCCCGCGCACGCGGCCTTCGGCGGCTACAAGCAGAGCGGCATCGGGCGCGAAAACCACCGCATGATGCTCGACCACTACCAGCAGACGAAGAACCTGCTGGTGAGCTACAGCCCCAACAAGATGGGCTTTTTCTGAGCGACGTGGGCTGAACACACTCATACGGATTCCGATTGAATCTGGTCGTTTCAGATTCAATCCGAGCGGATGCGAGTAGGAAAAAATACGGATTCCGCGATATGGATGCACAGGCGGCGCTTTCCCGACTGTGCAGGAATTAAGCGGAATCCGTATCAGAAGCCAAGGAGCGGGGCCAGGGACGCGGTTCTCTGGCCCCGCCCTCTTCTCAGCAAATCCCATGAACCACACATCTCGTCTGGCCGAAGATGTGAAATCCCGTACGGAAAAATTCCTTGCAGGACGGCAAATTTTCCTGAGAACAGCGCCGGAAGGTGTAAGACTTTTGTCTGAGCGTCCTCATTAGCTTTCCTTGAGACAGCGGACATGGCATGTAGGTCTGGACCACCTGGGGTCACGCTTCCGCGCTGCAAGGAGAACCCGAAGTATGGCAAAGATTCTGATCATCGACGACTCCCCCGCCGACATCCGTTTCATGACCGAAGCGCTCAGGCCGACCGGACATACGGTGGTGAGCATCAGTGATGCGCTGGAAGCCGAAGCGGTGGTCGAGCGCGAGCGTCCTGATCTGGCGCTGCTCGACGTGGTGATGCCGCAGCGCAACGGGTACGAGACGTTGCGGGCACTCAAGAAGCTGCCTGCGGCGGCGGGCCTGAAAATCGTCATCGTGTCGAGCAAAAGCGCCGAAACCGACGTGAAGTGGGGCCTGCGTCAGGGCGCCGCCGACTACCTGACCAAGCCCTACACCCCCGAGCAGGTCGCCGCCCTGCTCTCGCGCCACGTCTGAGGGCCGTGAGCGACTCGCTGCTGCTGTTCCGGGCCGCCGGGCGCGTGCTGGCGCTGCCTGCCGAAGTCGCCCGGCAGGTGCGCCCGCTGGACACCCTGACCCCGCTGCCCGGCAGCGGCGGCGCCCTGCTGGGCCTGAGCGCCGCTGCGGGCCGCGTGGTGCCGGTGGCCGACCTGCACGCCCTGCTGGACCTGCCCACCCCCCCTGCCGACGACCGGCGCGCGCCGCTGCTGCTGCTGCTTCACGGCCAGGGTCAGGCCCTGGGACTGCCGGTAGAG encodes:
- the adh gene encoding aldehyde dehydrogenase, which produces MTIAEQKPQQHQGYATPGTPGSVITFKKRYDNFIGGQWVPPVKGQYFDNASPVDGKVFTQAARSTAEDIELALDAAHRAAPAWGRTSVTERSNLLLRIADRMEQNLEMLAVAETWDNGKPVRETLAADLPLAIDHFRYFAGCIRAQEGGLSQIDDSTVAYHFHEPLGVVGQIIPWNFPILMGVWKLAPALAAGNAVVLKPAEQTPTSILVLMELIADLLPDGVVNVVNGFGLEAGKPLASSPRIAKIAFTGETNTGRLIMGYAADNLIPVTLELGGKSPNIFFDDVMMEDDAFLDKAIEGMVMFALNQGEVCTCPSRALIQESIYDRFMERAVKRVEAITMGHPLDPATMIGAQASTEQLDKILSYLDIGRAEGAEVLTGGERGVRGGLEEGFYVKPTIFKGHNKMRIFQEEIFGPVLAAATFKDEAEALELANDTLYGLGAGLWTRDISRAYRMGRGIQAGRVWTNCYHVYPAHAAFGGYKQSGIGRENHRMMLDHYQQTKNLLVSYSPNKMGFF
- a CDS encoding response regulator, whose translation is MAKILIIDDSPADIRFMTEALRPTGHTVVSISDALEAEAVVERERPDLALLDVVMPQRNGYETLRALKKLPAAAGLKIVIVSSKSAETDVKWGLRQGAADYLTKPYTPEQVAALLSRHV
- a CDS encoding chemotaxis protein CheW encodes the protein MSDSLLLFRAAGRVLALPAEVARQVRPLDTLTPLPGSGGALLGLSAAAGRVVPVADLHALLDLPTPPADDRRAPLLLLLHGQGQALGLPVEEVIGFIEDPQTPGEDLLSPETLLGSFQEGQRGHIVNPEVLLGTLRRRLETV